A stretch of the Macaca thibetana thibetana isolate TM-01 chromosome X, ASM2454274v1, whole genome shotgun sequence genome encodes the following:
- the LOC126945431 gene encoding melanoma-associated antigen 3 → MSLEQRSQHCKPEEGLEAQGDALGLVGAQAPATEEQETASSSSTVVEVTQGEVPAAESPGPPQSPQGASTLPTTNNYTLWSQSDEDSSSQEEEGPNTFPDLESGFQAALSRKVAELVHFLLLKYRAREPVTKAEMLESVVRNCQYFFPVIFSKASDSLQLVFGIELMEVDPVGHLYIFVTCLGLSYDGLLGDNQIMPKAGLLIIVLAIIAKEGDCAPEEKIWEELNVLEVFDEKEDSIFADPRKLLTQDFVQENYLEYRQVPGSDPACYEFLWGPRALLETSYVKVLYHMLKISGGPHFSYPPLHEWALREGEE, encoded by the coding sequence ATGTCTCTTGAGCAGAGGAGTCAGCACTGCAAGCCTGAAGAAGGCCTTGAGGCCCAAGGAGATGCCCTGGGCCTGGTGGGTGCGCAGGCTCCTGCTACTGAGGAGCAGGAgactgcctcctcctcttctactGTAGTGGAAGTCACCCAGGGGGAGGTGCCTGCTGCTGAGTCACCGGGTCCTCCCCAGAGTCCTCAGGGAGCCTCCACCCTCCCCACTACCAACAACTACACACTCTGGAGCCAATCTGATGAGGACTCCAGCAGCCAAGAAGAGGAGGGGCCAAACACCTTTCCTGACCTGGAGTCCGGCTTCCAGGCAGCACTCAGTAGGAAGGTGGCTGAGTTGGTTCATTTTCTGCTCCTCAAGTATCGAGCCAGGGAGCCAGTCACAAAGGCGGAAATGCTGGAGAGTGTCGTGAGAAATTGCCAGTACTTCTTTCCTGTGATCTTCAGCAAAGCATCTGATTCCTTGCAGCTGGTCTTTGGCATCGAGCTGATGGAAGTGGACCCAGTCGGCCACTTGTACATCTTtgtcacctgcctgggcctctcctACGATGGCCTGCTGGGCGACAATCAGATCATGCCCAAGGCAGGCCTCCTGATAATCGTCCTGGCCATAATCGCAAAAGAAGGTGACTGCGCCCCTGAGGAGAAAATCTGGGAGGAGCTGAATGTGTTGGAGGTGTTTGACGAGAAGGAAGACAGTATCTTTGCGGATCCCAGGAAGCTGCTCACCCAAGATTTCGTGCAGGAAAACTACCTGGAGTACCGGCAGGTGCCTGGCAGTGATCCTGCATGCTACGAGTTCCTGTGGGGTCCAAGGGCCCTCCTTGAAACCAGCTATGTGAAAGTCCTGTACCATATGCTAAAAATCAGTGGAGGACCTCACTTTTCCTACCCACCCCTCCATGAATGGGCTTTGAGAGAGGGGGAAGAGTGA